Proteins from a genomic interval of Capsicum annuum cultivar UCD-10X-F1 chromosome 4, UCD10Xv1.1, whole genome shotgun sequence:
- the LOC107867653 gene encoding G-box-binding factor 4 isoform X2 → MNVSSKRHLEKKIKKILPPLSNLGKGTHHPRFSSLYPLANSGTAPFCFSPQFPKKTLFTNTKLPETLGIHLHYTTQSSFEALIEAEEFCHFAPAAGKMASMKLMSSSASRNSDRRKSSAASSSSSSTIPNDMQNQQYSNNGSNNSSNLEATSMTVDGIFPNAYVESQGITLLDAAGAITAISDSETVPVTAPVRRTVDDVWREIVEGKREQRRAAIAGCKEEAVDEIMTLEDFLVKAGAVEEESVAMQGPVQGEVKVELGTERLSGGIFAYDAPYMATPQQSVQGFGNGMEVIGGGRGKRKAILEPLDKAALQRQRRMIKNRESAARSRERKQAYQVELESIAIRLEEENEQLLKEKEERTRAHYKQLIEKVIPIVEKRKPPRVLRRVCSMQW, encoded by the exons ATGAATGTATCCTCAAAACgacatttagaaaaaaaaataaaaaaaatcttgccTCCTCTTTCCAATTTAGGCAAGGGAACCCATCACCCTCGCTTCTCCTCTCTATATCCCCTTGCTAATTCTGGAACTGCACCCTTTTGTTTTTCTCCCCAATTCCCCAAAAAAACCCTTTTCACAAACACCAAATTACCCGAAACCCTAGGCATTCATTTGCATTACACAACACAATCATCATTTGAGGCTTTGATCGAAGCAGAAGAATTTTGCCATTTTGCCCCCGCCGCCGGAAAAATGGCGTCAATGAAGCTGATGTCATCATCGGCGTCGCGGAATTCCGATCGAAGGAAATCGTCTGCTGCGTCGTCGTCTTCGTCGTCGACAATTCCGAATGATATGCAGAATCAGCAGTACTCGAATAACGGGAGTAACAACAGTAGTAATTTGGAGGCGACTTCGATGACGGTTGATGGAATTTTCCCTAATGCGTATGTAGAGAGTCAGGGGATTACGTTACTCGATGCTGCCGGAGCGATAACTGCGATCAGTGATTCCGAGACAGTGCCAGTGACGGCTCCGGTTAGGAGGACGGTGGATGATGTGTGGAGGGAGATTGTGGAAGGGAAGAGGGAACAGCGAAGGGCAGCAATTGCGGGCTGTAAGGAAGAGGCAGTGGATGAAATCATGACGCTGGAGGATTTTTTAGTGAAAGCCGGAGCGGTTGAGGAGGAGTCAGTGGCTATGCAGGGACCAGTGCAAGGTGAGGTGAAGGTTGAACTAGGAACTGAGAGGTTGAGCGGTGGTATTTTCGCGTATGATGCTCCATACATGGCAACACCGCAGCAGAGTGTGCAAGGATTTGGTAATGGAATGGAGGTGATAGGAGGCGGGAGAGGGAAGAGGAAGGCGATTTTGGAACCTTTAGATAAGGCGGCTCTGCAGAGGCAACGGAGGATGATTAAGAATAGAGAGTCAGCCGCCCGGTCTAGAGAGCGGAAACAG GCTTATCAAGTGGAACTTGAGTCAATAGCAATTAGATTAGAGGAGGAGAATGAACAGCTGTTGAAAGAGAAG GAAGAGCGAACCAGAGCACACTATAAGCAG
- the LOC107867653 gene encoding G-box-binding factor 4 isoform X1 yields MNVSSKRHLEKKIKKILPPLSNLGKGTHHPRFSSLYPLANSGTAPFCFSPQFPKKTLFTNTKLPETLGIHLHYTTQSSFEALIEAEEFCHFAPAAGKMASMKLMSSSASRNSDRRKSSAASSSSSSTIPNDMQNQQYSNNGSNNSSNLEATSMTVDGIFPNAYVESQGITLLDAAGAITAISDSETVPVTAPVRRTVDDVWREIVEGKREQRRAAIAGCKEEAVDEIMTLEDFLVKAGAVEEESVAMQGPVQGEVKVELGTERLSGGIFAYDAPYMATPQQSVQGFGNGMEVIGGGRGKRKAILEPLDKAALQRQRRMIKNRESAARSRERKQAYQVELESIAIRLEEENEQLLKEKDFDLIQRMKTQ; encoded by the exons ATGAATGTATCCTCAAAACgacatttagaaaaaaaaataaaaaaaatcttgccTCCTCTTTCCAATTTAGGCAAGGGAACCCATCACCCTCGCTTCTCCTCTCTATATCCCCTTGCTAATTCTGGAACTGCACCCTTTTGTTTTTCTCCCCAATTCCCCAAAAAAACCCTTTTCACAAACACCAAATTACCCGAAACCCTAGGCATTCATTTGCATTACACAACACAATCATCATTTGAGGCTTTGATCGAAGCAGAAGAATTTTGCCATTTTGCCCCCGCCGCCGGAAAAATGGCGTCAATGAAGCTGATGTCATCATCGGCGTCGCGGAATTCCGATCGAAGGAAATCGTCTGCTGCGTCGTCGTCTTCGTCGTCGACAATTCCGAATGATATGCAGAATCAGCAGTACTCGAATAACGGGAGTAACAACAGTAGTAATTTGGAGGCGACTTCGATGACGGTTGATGGAATTTTCCCTAATGCGTATGTAGAGAGTCAGGGGATTACGTTACTCGATGCTGCCGGAGCGATAACTGCGATCAGTGATTCCGAGACAGTGCCAGTGACGGCTCCGGTTAGGAGGACGGTGGATGATGTGTGGAGGGAGATTGTGGAAGGGAAGAGGGAACAGCGAAGGGCAGCAATTGCGGGCTGTAAGGAAGAGGCAGTGGATGAAATCATGACGCTGGAGGATTTTTTAGTGAAAGCCGGAGCGGTTGAGGAGGAGTCAGTGGCTATGCAGGGACCAGTGCAAGGTGAGGTGAAGGTTGAACTAGGAACTGAGAGGTTGAGCGGTGGTATTTTCGCGTATGATGCTCCATACATGGCAACACCGCAGCAGAGTGTGCAAGGATTTGGTAATGGAATGGAGGTGATAGGAGGCGGGAGAGGGAAGAGGAAGGCGATTTTGGAACCTTTAGATAAGGCGGCTCTGCAGAGGCAACGGAGGATGATTAAGAATAGAGAGTCAGCCGCCCGGTCTAGAGAGCGGAAACAG GCTTATCAAGTGGAACTTGAGTCAATAGCAATTAGATTAGAGGAGGAGAATGAACAGCTGTTGAAAGAGAAG GACTTTGATTTGATTCAGAGAATGAAGACTCAATGA